In Methanooceanicella nereidis, one DNA window encodes the following:
- a CDS encoding 4Fe-4S binding protein has translation MRNVTTLSLDIQSRTCTGCNNCVVACPVNALELTVANPVTKKKTYNVLNGKAVVIDEEVCNGCGVCLEVCPQRAITLTTE, from the coding sequence GTGCGTAACGTGACCACGTTATCGTTGGATATTCAAAGTAGAACCTGTACTGGTTGTAATAATTGCGTTGTTGCCTGCCCTGTCAATGCATTAGAGTTGACTGTCGCCAACCCGGTGACCAAAAAGAAGACTTATAATGTATTGAACGGAAAGGCAGTGGTTATCGATGAGGAAGTCTGCAACGGTTGCGGCGTTTGCTTAGAGGTATGTCCTCAAAGAGCGATCACACTTACAACAGAGTAG
- a CDS encoding 4Fe-4S dicluster domain-containing protein, protein MFPSYAKKIEDNKLSVEQKLLTEKLNLVVDLDRCTGCGVCIDACPEEAVSEGPLGAVNRGKAQTSKVDVDPKKCSYCGVCTILC, encoded by the coding sequence TTGTTTCCCAGTTATGCAAAAAAAATAGAAGACAATAAGTTAAGTGTCGAGCAGAAGCTACTGACCGAAAAATTAAACCTGGTAGTTGATCTCGACCGCTGTACTGGTTGTGGAGTTTGTATTGATGCATGCCCCGAAGAGGCCGTTTCCGAAGGCCCGCTCGGAGCAGTGAACAGGGGTAAGGCACAGACCTCTAAGGTCGATGTCGACCCGAAGAAGTGCTCCTACTGTGGAGTATGCACAATACTGTGTC